From the Sphingobacteruim zhuxiongii genome, the window CTAGATTACCTATAAAAATCTAGGTCATTTAAGAAAGTCGAATTACAAAAAACAACATTCAAAATTGTTAACAAATTCGCGTCATTCGCTAGATTAATAATAGTTCAACCCCAAGAATGGCATAAGCCTGCTTCGAGAATGGTTCGAGAATGCTTCGAAGAAAGTCCATGATTATCGAAAGCAGTATGTTCAAAATCTAAGTCAATCTATTAGCTTGAAAATAAAAAAAACATACTGAATATTAACTTAATATTAACAACCAGAATTTCTATCTTCCTAAATTGACCGTATTAAATGTAAAGCACTCAGAAGTCACTTAATTTTGAGAATTGTTTACAGATTCGATTATACGACTGTTCGCAGTTGATAACCCAAATTTTCCTATTAACCGCAGCATGAAATTGCCTCAATGAAAAACTGAAACTACCTTCTTCCAATATCAATGAGGAAGCTCTTTGACCGTATACATGATTAATTTATTTTGTATAGAATCTTTCAATCCCTCATTATTCAATTTGTCAAGTGCTATTTCATAAACATAGCCTTTCTCCAACTGATCTAATTTCAGATTTAATTTTCGTCTTGAATTTGACCAATCTGCTTTTTCAATTGGAATCGCGGCAACATCGATTTGATCGGATCCATATTTTTTATGGTAATGGTATTTGTATCGTCTAATTTTTACTAAGCTGTCAATCGGCAATACAGCTTCCTCAGCGACCTCCTGTGTAAAATTGAGTTCAAACCCATCTTTCTTTATCTTTACATCTTTGACGTCGAATGCTGGCTTTCCCGTAAATCGTATCCGCTGTATTCCGCGATCACCGAGCCAGCCATGATCAGCTTGCCCAATCCATAAGTCTCCGTTTGGAGAAAAAACTAACCTATTGTTACCTTTCCTTAAACCATTTCCTTCAATAAAAATAGTTGCCGCCCCTTGCATTACACCATTAACTTCTTCAAGCATCACCCGAACCAAGCGTTCACTACTCATCTCGCCGATAATAAACTGCCCTTCGAAATCCTTCAATTTCTGGTTGTTTTTAATCAGTATAGGTTGCGTAGGTGAATTCGCTAGTAAATTATGAGGAAATATGATTGTCGGCTTTACACGCATGGAATCCAACTGGTCGACTGAAAGCTCAAACGGATTTCCGCTATCCCAGCCCTTTGACCACACTAAACTTGCAGGATGACCATAATGCTTTCCTTCTTCTACATGATAGAGTGGACTCGATGCTACCCAGTCTCCTTGATTTTCTGTGACGTACAGCCTATCCTTGGCGTCTAGCGCTATTCCATTTGGTGAGCGAAATCCCGAAGCGAATGGCGTAACATTAAGTTGTTTATCTATCTTCATCACCCAGCCTCTGTATGGAACTACGGAGAACATGGCAATATCCGTTTTGGATTTACCAATCATCAAGGTATCGCCACGCAATTCATTTGATATTCCCCCGCCAGAAGACGATGAATTTAAAGCGATATACAGATTCCCGTTCTTATCTTCAACAGGTCCATACGTAAATTCATGGTAATTACCTGTCATCCCAAACCCGTCATAAACTGTCTGAAATTCGTCGGCAAGCCCATCAGCATCGGTATCTTTAAGCAGGGTCAATTCTGGCAGTTGCATCACCAGCATTTCTTTATCATTAATCACTTTGATCCCTAAGGGTTCATGGAGTCCGGAAGCGAACAATTTCCACTCTTTTGTTTGGGGATTATAGATCATAATTTCTCCTCGCATAAAGCTCGCAACAATACGTCCGTCAGGCATGGCGTCTAACGCTGCGACTTCTGCCGTTAGGCCCTCTGGTGTGCTGATAGAGTCAATATAGTAAACTTCGCTTTCATCAGAATAGTTTTCTCCACATGAAGCCAATAGTGTAGTCACACATAGAAGATAATAGTATAACGATTTCATTATTTGTTAATTTTATATTCTACACTAAAAACTCGTCCTTCCGAAGAGCTTAATTTTAAGGTCTCTGTCGTTAGTGGCTTCCCTTTAAAGAAACATTGCACTCCGTCTGTTTTGGTATAGTTGAATTGTAAATCCGAACTTAATTTAGGAATTCGAAAAGAGCGTACAATCCCCTTTCGATCGGGCGTTTCTCTAATCGTTTCGTAGATGTCTAATTCGTTCAACTGATAATGAAACTCTAGATATTTATCTTTTAACACCTTATAGCCTTTAAATTTTCGCTTGACAATACTATTTACGCCAAGGAGAGAAAGGCTAGGAAGTCGCTTCTCTTGGTAGAAGATGTCTCCTAAAATCTTTGCTTTCGCATCTTTATGTCCCTTCCACAACGCGGCATTATCAACAAATTCACCTTTCCACAGAAACCTCAGGTCGGATAACGATGCATCCCAGCAATAAGAAAGTTGACCTGGTAGGTGAACTGCAATTGCTGCTGGACTCGCTCCTTCAATATAGAG encodes:
- a CDS encoding DUF7133 domain-containing protein, with product MKSLYYYLLCVTTLLASCGENYSDESEVYYIDSISTPEGLTAEVAALDAMPDGRIVASFMRGEIMIYNPQTKEWKLFASGLHEPLGIKVINDKEMLVMQLPELTLLKDTDADGLADEFQTVYDGFGMTGNYHEFTYGPVEDKNGNLYIALNSSSSGGGISNELRGDTLMIGKSKTDIAMFSVVPYRGWVMKIDKQLNVTPFASGFRSPNGIALDAKDRLYVTENQGDWVASSPLYHVEEGKHYGHPASLVWSKGWDSGNPFELSVDQLDSMRVKPTIIFPHNLLANSPTQPILIKNNQKLKDFEGQFIIGEMSSERLVRVMLEEVNGVMQGAATIFIEGNGLRKGNNRLVFSPNGDLWIGQADHGWLGDRGIQRIRFTGKPAFDVKDVKIKKDGFELNFTQEVAEEAVLPIDSLVKIRRYKYHYHKKYGSDQIDVAAIPIEKADWSNSRRKLNLKLDQLEKGYVYEIALDKLNNEGLKDSIQNKLIMYTVKELPH